A region from the Lolium perenne isolate Kyuss_39 chromosome 4, Kyuss_2.0, whole genome shotgun sequence genome encodes:
- the LOC127292195 gene encoding transcription factor bHLH106, which translates to MFPAEASFAGASRQGELAMMLPPFFMGGSMWQSPGDDAAALLTEEDEVAATAAAEAAHDRAVAATRNHREAEKRRRERIKSHLDRLRAVLACDPKIDKASLLAKAVERVRELKQRMAGVVGEAAGAPVSHLFPTEHDEIVVLASGGVGGNAAVFEASVCCDDRSDLLPELIDTLRALRLRTLRAEMATLGGRVRNVLVLARDAGQDDDYSISSEDGGAGFLKEALRALVERHGSSSAGGDRPKRRRVSDMNMQAAA; encoded by the exons ATGTTTCCGGCGGAGGCGTCGTTCGCCGGCGCATCGCGGCAGGGGGAGCTGGCCATGATGCTGCCgcccttcttcatgggcggctccaTGTGGCAGTCGCCGGGTGACGACGCGGCCGCCCTGTTGACCGAGGAGGACGAGGTCGCGGCGACGGCAGCCGCAGAGGCGGCGCACGACCGAGCGGTGGCGGCGACGCGGAACCACCGCGAGGCCGAGAAGCGCCGCCGCGAGCGGATCAAGTCCCACCTCGACCGCCTCCGCGCCGTCCTCGCATGCGACCCCAAG ATCGACAAGGCGTCGCTGCTAGCCAAGGCCGTGGAGAGGGTGCGGGAGCTGAAGCAGCGCATGGCCGGCGTCGTCGGCGAGGCCGCTGGGGCGCCGGTAAGCCACTTGTTCCCGACGGAGCACGATGAGATAGTGGTGCTCGCGTCTGGGGGTGTCGGCGGCAACGCGGCGGTGTTCGAGGCCTCGGTCTGCTGCGACGACCGCTCCGACCTCCTTCCTGAGCTCATCGACACGTTGCGCGCGCTCCGCCTCCGGACGCTCCGCGCCGAGATGGCCACCCTCGGCGGCCGCGTCCGCAACGTGCTCGTCCTCGCGCGCGACGCCGGGCAAGACGACGACTACTCCATCTCCTCCGAAGACGGCGGCGCCGGCTTCCTCAAGGAAGCCCTCAGGGCTCTCGTGGAGAGGCACGGGTCGTCCTCCGCCGGCGGCGACCGGCCCAAGAGGAGACGTGTCTCCGACATGAACATGCAAGCGGCAGCCTAG